Within Tribolium castaneum strain GA2 chromosome 10, icTriCast1.1, whole genome shotgun sequence, the genomic segment AATATTGAGCCCCGTaacttttcaactttttggacgctttttattaaaaaatcaaaaataaacttttattatttagtcATAGTATGTGAAATAgcgtttcaataaaaaaactacatccaaaaatgtaacaaaccaaaaatataCCAACAATGTTAGGTGATGCTTAGAATTACagcttttgcaaaaatatgctttttaTCCATGCGGCCGTGCGACtgcacaaaatttaaactcagtttttaagaaaaatgataaataaaatagtttttttacaattggatGTTGGTTTTAGAttaaattatatatattaCCTACTCGTACTTCACAGACCAATTCTTATCttactttaaatatttgtaaccaaGTTTAACGGGTTAAACCgcataataattttaatgtttttatggaaaatcCTAAGGTTCAAATGGCTTGAAAAATTActgggtgacccaggggtgcgtattcggtctataacttttttattatttgaaatattgccatgccgttttttctgtccgatagatcgacagaaagtccacaaacaaaaaatatttttattgtacacaagGTGTTGTAGACAGGGTGGTGAACTAAAGTTACATCTTTTAAATGGGGCATTCTAtacatttttgcataattggattctacgcaaaaaataatgtaactttatgtaaactattttatttattttctttattttctttattttatttattttatttattttatttattttatttattttatttattttatttattttatttattttatttactttatttattttatttattttatttattttatatattttatttattttatttattttatttattttatttattttatttattttatttattttatttattttatttattttatttattttatttattttatttattttatttattttatttattttattttcgtgGGTAATTTCTTGGCGTGTCGCGTCGTGTCGCCCTCCGAAACCCGCTTTAAATCTAAGCCGCTTTAATTTGCTTTATTGGGGGGTTGATCCGCCGaaagtgaaaataatttcaccaTCCCCGATCTATATTCTCCCGTTGGGATCTTGTACCGGAACTACCTGAGATAGGCGGAAGTTTTGGCGGGCGATAAAACGTTATATACCTGATGTGGGAATATAATGCGTGATAACAACGACTGTATATATAGCTATATAAATTATACAAGAGGGTTACTTGCACTACAGCTGCTTCTTCAACGTACAAGATTCCTCTGAGGGTCCCTATTTTTGACAATAGCGCACGAGCTAAGGAAATAACGCAACGTCTTGCTTGATCCAAGAAAATCTACCGACGAGACTAGCCGTCGggggtaattttttaaaacgattttccTCCGGTAATTACAGGTTCGTCTGGCCAGTTTTTATGTAAGGGTTGAACACCAATGACTAATGGCCAACATTATTGAGAATTTCGCCTTGAAGTGTAATTAGAAGGGTTAATTGTGACCATAACTAATTCCGTCAACCACATTTCACCCCTGTAATCATTCTTCTGTTTATTTACTTTGACTCACACATCAGTGACTCGTTTTGTGCGAAATAACGTCTCTCTAAGCCTCCCGTTGCGGGATTTAGGCACCTTCGCCCTTGGGGGTATAGTTAAATTTTCGCAAAGATTCCAAACCGAAACACAATTTCAGACGTTAGGGGTGGCTAACCCCTTGTCCGCTAGCACGTGTCGCGATCTAAACCCTTGAAAGTGCATTAACCGATACTTTGATGGTAAATAAATAGAGGATTTCATTTCGGAGGGCGCAATATTTGCAAATCATCAATAGGCACAAAAAACAGGAAACACATTCCGAAAACACGTGGTATTTATTCTCGTTTTAATCCCACCGgcattaaaatttacttaaatatGTGTTTAGCCGCTAAGTAAATTAACAACGTGCTTAAGGTGAAAGCTAAAcaagctttatttattttttaacacgcACACATGACATTCTTCGGACGTTTTGATATTCGGTGACCTTCTTCCATTAAGCCCTTCCAAAATATGTTGCAATTTGAAACGTCGGTAaatacaaatataaattacgttaACTGCCTCAAAGCTGTGTATTCAGCACAAGTTTTATGATGTGGATAAACACAAGATGAACTTTCGGTGAACCCCAtgttttcgacaaaatttagaaatgACACCAAAGCGCCGTTAAGTCAAGTCAAAGAAAGCACTTGATAAGGCAAATTTATGCTCCCAGTAGCTTTATTTACTGAACACAATTTACAACTAAAAGCATTTCAAGGGCGCAAGAGCCTGGAAAGCTTACATGAAGTTTCATGTAAAACTTGTGgtcatatttttcgaaaatattatGTTCTTATGCAGGTTTTTTGTCcagaaactcaattattttgcaaaatttcgtatcAAATAAACCAATGTTTTTTGTAAGAACTTTTTGTCAAATAAGTGTCGCTCAGTTATTAGGAAAGTTagacttttgttttttgtagtCGTTATTGTACATGGTattcaaaaaagattttttttaatatcacgctattattttttgtgtattactgtccctaaagttttttcaaatcgatTCAAGGATTActgctaaaaaaaataaaaaccaaaaaaaatctgttttacacctttatttttaaaaattaatacaaaataaaaacagggCTTATTTATGACTAGGTACGTTTTGAACAAGGTCTAACAAACTTATTATCTTAGTAATGAAGTTTGAACGATCTGAATTGTcacagggtgtttacaatctatttcaaaactttgtaaactttagagctttttatggtgtttattttaaattacaactcttatttatttttacaccaTTCGATGGGAGATTAGAAAACCACGTGAATGAAATTGAAggtttttattggttttgatAAAAGTGAAGTAGTATAGTTAAATTTCATCGGTTCAAAGCTAAACTTGAATGGAGCTGGAAACTGGGTGAAAATTGAACGCAATTTCAGGTCACTAACCCAGTAAGGGTGCAATACGAAAATAATCTTAATAGACcggttttaaacacgtgtaaAAGTCCGcgcgaaatttgaaaaaagtggctGGGTGTTGGTGCAGGAGGAGTCAACGGCTTGTGGGTAATTAGGCAATTAATTGTCGCAACGGTCGAGGGTTAGAATAGAGCAGTCAAAGGTCAACCGGCCCTATCTGAAACAATGCGTAACAAGTAAGTACGTTCGCGGGGGTCAACCGGCGCCATGTGTGCCATAGGGCAGATGCGGACTCGCTCCAATGAGAGTTCTTAGACCGCGACACCCCCTTCCGTTTATTACCAACAAATATCACACATGACTCGAAAATACATACTAAAACGTCACTTTCTCTGCACTTGACGGTTCTCGCAAGGACACGAAAAGTTCGGTTAGGGCCGCATTACCCCATCTAGTCGAGGGGCGAGTGGGGgcattaaaaatgaagaagaaacaaaaaaatattttataacagaagaaaaactaaagttgaaaagaagagaaaaatcATTCGTTACTGATACTGATACAGTTATGTCTGGCCAGCCTCCAGACTGATTGAGTTATTGAAGGGCCGATTTTGGCTCCGAGGGGAGCTAGAAATGTGAAATTTGTAAGATACAACGAATATGTTGGCATACAATAGCTTGGCGTTAACCGGGAACAAGACCTGATATCAGCTGCCTCAAGAAATCAGTATAGGAACTGTAATACCAGCTGTCTCGTTGCAACCTCAGACTGGTTAGGGGTGACGTACTCGCAAAAAACTATCACCCGAACTAGACCAACTAGACTTTGGGGTAACGGTGCAAAGGACCTGCCAGAAGCCAAAGTTCACGACGAACGTTGTAATTAGAATTGAACAGAAATCAGGTGTGGCAATTCTCAAAAAATCTACTCAAAAAACGACAGAACggtaaacaaaattaatcataCGGTGTTGTAATGAaagcattattttaaattgaaggCGCGACTTGTGCAGTCTCATTACCTGAGTGCAAAACTTGTACTTTTgcgcgaaaaaaataatgatggTAACACTAATGGTCCCCGCAATTCGAAGTAGCaacaaaaaatgattgtttACGCATTGAGGCCAATAATGTCATTACCGGCTAcagtcattttattttcaaacgtgTGACTTCGGCGGTCATTGGTTACCAAATAATTAGATTCGTTCTCCTGTAAAACGATTACTGCAAATTTATGACGGACAATTAATACAATTCCTGTTAAAAATAGATTTGTTCTccatattattataattattaaataaataaaacagttttattaagTACCCAAACACCTAGTCACTGAATAATAAAGCATATtttgaaaactgttataaCTTTGGATACACGCGTTAGGAACCCttgttacttttttgtttttccttttattcctttttttatttattatgcgACTTTGTGCAGATTTTgagatttgtttaaattttctacgaaGACGAACTCAAGcccttatttgtaattttctgcAGTTAGGTTGAGTCCTTCCTGGAGCTGCTTTCTAATGAGGGTGTTTGCCTTCTCGAAAAGCAGCCTTGGTTATTTTTAACCCGAAAATCCTCTGATATTCCGCGTCGGTGATAACCGTTGGTCGGAATTTACTTTCTCCCGAGCTGCGAAACGATAAGATAACTAATTACTTTCGAAGAAGCAATTCTTTTATGTTTGGACAGTCTGAAAGTGAATAGATTTTGTGTAAATTATGCAAATTGGTCCATTCCCTGGCCACTTTGAGATGAAGGGATGACCTAAACAGGTAGAGGTGGGAACGTCGGCAATTTGCCGGGATAAAGGTAAATTTTCCTGTATCCAGTCTGCGCATTTCGCACAATGATCCAATTGTTCGGCCAGTTCCCATGTCACTTACAGGGAACGTATTATTCTCACGCGAATGATCCTCTGATCTCTTCCTATCGGAGGCATACAGTATAACTCTCACTCTGATAACGCTATATTCAGGTTTCAGAACGGTCTTAAATGCCAATTCAACACATTCTATACTTATCACACACATGCctcaaatataaatatttctcGGCGTCATACACCacaaccaaaaattttattcatgtgCTGACTTCATTTGCTCCCATTTCCTTCGATTAGGATAAACAAAACTgtatcaattttaaataaataaatttatcaacATGTGCTATAGTTCAATGTGATACATAAATATCAAACTGAAATGCAAAAAGAACTGACCGCTCAACAGCTGCCAAGGAAGAAAGATACTCAACTTCATAACTATTTAGCTCGCTATGCTCACTCAAGGATAACAATTTTCAGATCAGATTCTGAGCCTCGGCAACCAAATGTTTAACCAGACTTCAATAAAGTCTGAAACATGAATCCATAAGTGAACAGTATTCTGATTCGGaaatttgaaaagaaaaatcgaattttagAGCAGTAAAAAtccatttatttattccatATAAAGcaaagtgaaataaaacagTAACAAAACTCACTAATTATAAATATGCCAAATGCCTAgcttatttcaaaataatgcaaataatgcattttttgaatttatcagCATCTGTTGCGTACtggccatttatttatttattattttcaccgacaatttattagtttaacacaatttatttatcttattGATCCACTATtattttcaccaaaaaataaaattaaactgaaatGCTGATAACACATTTGTACCGAAACATCAAGTGAATAAATCGCAGAACATTTATCTAGGAATTTTGAACTTCCTCACATGAATAAACATTTGCGTTTTTTCGATGCGAAAGAGgggaataaatcaaaaaattggagATGTACaaacagaaataaatttaattctgaataaataacaaatcggataaaataaatttggctAATTCGGAATTCTCGCTGTCCGgtctattaatatttaaatattacgTGATTAATTCCAAATATATCACGCGGGTTCGCACGCTGTTTTTTCCCAAGACCCGTTCCAAATTAGGCGCAAGTTTTGTAAAGAAActggattttttccaaaaatgcggAAAGGGTGTatggtaaaaattttcattcccAGGCGCCCCTCCCTTGCTTTCTTTTGGCGCCCTTGCCCTATCCCTACTCCCCACCGACGATGTGGGGACGAGCTGTAATAGGATAAAGACTGAGGTAGGCTACCTTCACTTCCAAGTCGCGTTTGTGTGGTGTGCGAGGACGTATCGTCCTGGTTTGAGTGCTTGTTGCTTGTGTTAGATTTTAAGACGTTTTAAGGATATTTCACCGCTTTCTTCCGACAATGTGGGATTCGATAAGCACGGATTCTTGTGATGTCTGCCAGTGCCCCCCAAGGTAATTGCCGTGCGGTTTTCAGCCCCTTCGCGATTTCGCGAACAACCCCCGAACCACTTATCAGTTTATCATAATTTTGTGGATTACGTATGCACAGTTGACGCGTTTTTCCCCGatagtaattttttgggcCTGCGGTTGGGCGTTTTTTTGACCCTGCGTTTTTTGGGTGATAAAGGTGACAAGGACACTCAAAATTCAGTTTGCTGGTTTCGGGCGGGAAACGCCGTTTTTGCATTTTCGGGGGGACAGGTCCGGAACTGCTCGTTTTGTTTGATTAATTCAAGGCCGTTTTTGTTTCAGATCGAAACGAGGGGACGATTCTTGTTTGGATAAAGAAAATATTCAGCAAGCGTTAAGTCCGGTCAAAATAGAAGAGTTATCGTTTTACGGAAATTCGAGTCCTCCGGCAATAATCTGCTCCGGGACTTCACCGAATCACTGCAACCACAATATAATAACTCGGCGCCCCCTTGAGGACCACGACCCCAATTCGCGCGATTCCGGTTACGTTGCTAATTACAATGAGGGTAAATTCTCGACTTATGCTTCCCCGACTCGGGGGTCGTTCGAACTGGCCTCGATCGGGTCCATGGAGGACGAGTTTTTCGAGGATTTTTCCGATATTGAGCCCTTGGAGGACAACTTGCCGCAGGATTTCGGGAAATTGATCACTGGACCGATCAATTTCCAGAACCGGAAAGAGACACCGACTTCGCCGAGGGATCTAGTAATTCGGCCCTTATTTCGAAGGGCTTTGTCCTTGCAAACTGAAAGGACGCCGCCAAGCAGGGTCAGGTCTTGCCTCTTCAAAACAACAGAATCTCGCCCGTTTAAGAGACCAGAACCGCCGCAAGGATTCGAAAGCCCAAATtcgaaaaaacagaaaattgagGATGAGGAAGCCGCTGTTCCAGTCGCAAGGCCTGTGCTTCAGAGATGCGTGTCTGCGACGGAGGAGAGTATAAAGTTTGCGGTCCAGAGGTCATTCGTGGAGCCAGACCTCATCGGTGACTTCAGCAAGACGTTTTGTTTGCCCTTAACGCAAGGCCGTCATCAGGACTTGAAGTGCATCACTGCTGACACTTTGGCCAAACTAATCCGTGGTGACTTTAGCGGAAACGTCGCCTCTTACAAAGTTATCGATTGCCGGTACCCTTACGAGTACAAGGGTGGCCATATTGACGGCGCCATTAACGTCTACACCAAGGAGCAGTGCATGGAACTATTAACTAACGTCGCCTCTGCGAGCAAGGAGCCGCGCAAAAGGAGCAATATCCTGGTTTTCCATTGCGAGTTTTCGAGCAAGCGGGGTCCAGATTTGTAAGTTTTGCTTCTGGAGGGTTGTATCGCCGTGCTAATGATGTTTTTGCTTCCAGATATCGGTATTTGCGTGAGCAGGACCGCCAGCTCAACCAGGACGTCTACCCTTCGTTGCACTACCCCGAAGTCTACCTACTTGAGGGTGGCTATAAGAAGTTCTTCGAGGAATATTCCGACCTCTGCGTTCCTATAGCCTACACGGAGATGCTGCACCCGGAATATGAGAATGAGTTGCGACATTTCCGGCTCAAATCCAAAACCTGGAATGCTGATACGCGTCAACGGTCCGGGTGCCGTCACAATTTGAAAAGACTAGGACTGTAAATATCGAATCCCAGTGCCAAAATTTGTGAGATAGTACAAAATACAAGTGCGCGGACTTGTTTGCCAAATGATATGTACAAAGTAATGTGCTATATTAGCATGTATCCTGAAGACTTAGTCTTCTTAGTGTATATTACAACTGTATATAAGAGAGTACCTAAATAGCTTGCTCCAGAGTAGTTGAGATGAGATCTTTCCTTTTGCAATGCTAAACCACCaaagttttctttttgttatttagaCAGTCGACGGATCATCCTGGTCCccctttaatttattttttatgtgcaATTTGAACAGCAATAACGATGTGATGTTGCATTTCTTTACCAGTACATTATGCTTCCTTGCTGTTGCGCTGGTGTTTGTTTGCAGATTTTTTATGTtcattttattagtttagtaTAGTCTAAGTGTCAGTATTGTTTTTGTATCCTTCAGCATATTCAAATGTGTTCGAATGCAACGGCTGGGGATTTTATACTACTTGAATGTGATTTGTTCACTATTTGGACGGACTGATGCTTACCCATCCGTTGCATCATAgatttttaaagtgatactTAATATTATAGATCTgtacaatattttaatatttttataacttatgataatacatttttgttccaCATCAAAACGAACTTTCTTTACCCTTGCACAACAAATTCGTTATTTTGCATCGGTTATTTACCGCTAGAAAGCTACAACGCGCCATCTACCAATCAGCGGGAAAAATCCGACTTGCCTTCCTAGAAAAATTTAACCGTTGAAGTGCCGTAATATTTTCACAAGTACATCATAACTGGCCGTCAGATTTAAAACAGTTAAGTGGCAGTTAGTGAAATCACCACcaattaaaagaattaaagaAACAAATTTATGAAGCGACATCTATCAAGCTGTAGCTAAATATATTGCGTAATAGATTATGTAATGCATGCTTCCATTTTCCAACAATAGGTGTCAGCCTATGACGACAACAGCCGGCATTTTTCTGTCATTTTTGCAACTTGTGATTGTGTTCTGGAAAGATCTTAGGTGAGTTTTTGTGATTAACCCTTGTCGTGTGTAGAGgccccagaaaatcaaattccacCCCCACCCCacttaagtaaattttttcagcaaaatgTTTGCTCTTAGACGACCGGTATATTCTAGTCGTTTTTTCTCTTCTGTAgcaaaaaatatggaaaaacacGGCGTAGTCCCGGATGTTGTTGATGTGGCTCCCGAGACCACAGCAGAGGTAACTCGAGTAACTGTTCTCAGGGCCAGTAACATGTTCTGAACTGTTAGGTAACTTATCCCAGCGGCGTCAAGGTGGAGATGGGCAACGAGTTAACCCCTACCCAAGTCAAGGATGTCCCAACTGTCAAATGGAACGCCGATAATAACGCCTTGTACACCCTTTGCATGACTGGTAATTCGGTCAAAATCGAATAGTTTAGATtgtaacaccctgtatagaccCAGATGCCCCCAGCCGCAAGGAGCCTAAGTTTAGAGAGTGGCACCACTGGTTGGTTGGCAACATTCCAGGCGGAAATGTCGGCCAAGGGGAAACCCTGAGTGCTTACGTCGGCTCTGGACCCCCGGAAGGCACAGGACTTCATCGCTATGTCTTCCTCATTTACAAACAAAGCGGGAAAATTAACTTCGACGAGAAGCGGCTTCCCAACACGTAAGATAATGGAACGTTTAGTCTTAAACTTATGAAATAATTCCAGTTCTGGAGATAACCGCGGATGCTTTTCCATCAGAAAGTTCGCCGAGAAATACAAATTGGGGCAACCGGTGGCCGGCAACTTCTACCAAGCCCAATGGGACGACTATGTCCCAATTTTGTACAAACAGTTAGGAGGTTAAGACTTGAATTCATCTTTTGCATTTTGCgttcagtttttgttttactatttTCTCATTAGCTTTGAAAGCGATTTGGTTCATAATGTTTGGGTTCAATAAAGGATTACTAGTTTAAAGATGTGTGTCTTTTGATTGTTCCACCAAGAAATGATGAATGCTCAGTAGTCTCTTCATTCAAggttaacaataaattattttttaaattgctttcCTAACCCGAAATTTTACCGAACACCactaaaaactacaaaacgTGGTGATTTCTTTCTAAGAACATTGTCAACGTgtaattgttgataaaaattctttgttttttaaaataatgatttaacaGTGGTTGAATAACCGTACATTTTACTcaggtcaaaaaataaaaaaaaattgagatacAAGAATGCAGAGTAATGGTTGAAAAAGAAATAACTCAACGTACACTATTATgatcattaaaattattattctgTAAATATCCTCCAGTAGAGTAAAATGACGTGCAAGTTAAATATTactcattttttaagaattagAGGGAAGTTTCCAAATTCTAgacattgtaaaatttaatgcagTAGTAATTCGTTGAGTCTTCGTTTAGTCTAGTTGTGATAAAACCGTTTTCTGAATCCTTCGCTGTTTTTGTGGAGTTTTGGGGAAATAAAGCTAGGGTTCAACTGACTATGGTTTATTCGCTACGCAGTTACATGTTTCTGGACACTGAACTCAGTTACAACATTATACTGCGCTAAGCATGGTTAAcgaaaatgtaaaacaacTTTAAGCTTTGacatcaaaaattttggtcCTGCTACGAGACATGACTAGAATTGAAACAAATACTTGCTATCATGTAAGTAAAAACTTATGAATAGTTGAGCATCTTCCTGATAAAATTAGTGTATGTATGTAGAAAGTGGCAAGAGGTTTATAGAATTGGACAGGAAGAGTATGTAGAAAAGATGCAACAAAATGGACACATTTATATACACAGTTTGTTGCGTGGTAAAAAACCAGCTAGCTTCTGACTTTTCACGTACTAACAATAACTAAGACTAGATACAAAATGTTGACTAAGATGAAACGTaacaaaatgttataaaaatataacgccTTTTAGGTGAAACAAAGTAAGTTAACTAAAGCACCTTACGAAAACAATACCTATCAGTCCCGGCTCTCAAAAATCGAAACAATATCACCAAATGCGAAATTTAACTACCTAAGCGTCATACTCATACAAAGTTTATGGTCTCTTCGGTCCCCCCATCCTCCGTTCCCCTtccttaatttagttttcttcAAAAGTGTTGTATACGTTAGTGTTAAATAGTTCGGATACAAATGTCTTTTAGCAGTGTTTAGCACTTGTTGAACTTTTGAAATTACAGCCGTCGATTCACAGTTGTTTTTCTTATGGTGCACACCACTGAAAACGCGCGTTAGTCCAGTCAGTAATTTGGCTTTTTGAACATTTACCATTCTCCTATATGGAAGACTCTTGGACCTCGTACCACCATCGCATGAAATTTATGTTTCAAACAGTTTTGCGAAATATGTTGCAAAGACCAGTCCCAGTTGTAGTCGTcgtatttgcaaaaataatcagCACAGCCTACGATATCCATCCACGTGGAGCGGTTGAAAGCCATCCCCATGTTATGCTTACTGCTAATCCAAGGTGTAATTTCCACCTTAAAAAAACCGGTCTTAGACACTTGCAATGGAAAATGAAATGCTAGGGCTGCTAGACATGCTACAAATTGATGTGACACACAAAGCGACATGAAGGCAAGCAGAAGCTACCTTCTGTGAGTGCTGATAGAGTGAAGGCAGCACTTGAAATGTCCAGGAGGGATGAACTTGACCTGCGCTAAGAATAGATTGTTGCTTGATAGCTCGCAAAGCCTCTTTCTGCAATTTACAACGTATTTACATGTGAGTTACATATAAGACAAACATCTTAGTTGCAGCTGAAGCAGCATGTTAATCCACAGTTAAGTTTTCAATGGTAACAGAATGTGTGGTGATTTGGTGACATCGCAGTTCGTTACCTTTTTAGCATCCCCGTagtaattaaaagtttttagatAGGTACCCAACGAGAGGATGTTGCAGTGTTTGCAAGACTCCTTGCAAGTCCGTTCCATCAGTTTcagaatgtaaataaaatccTCGGCTACGTAATGATCCTCTTCCAAAAATACCACAAGTCCCGTGTGGTTCCTTGTGATTTCTAGCTGGTTGAACACCCGGTTGGCCTTCCACCACCAGTGGTGCTTCGTTTGGGTGAATTTCGCCTCCCGGTAGTGGCCGTAGAGGTCGGGGTAGAGGGCATTGTTGCATTTCTGGATTAGGGCCCTGGAATAATGAATAGTCAGGGCGCGAAGTAGCATTTTGTGCCTTACTGTTCTCGTTTAATATCGCGTGGACAGTCGTTTGGATCCTCGCCAGGGAATTCGTGCGGATGTGTTTGGATCGAGTATGGGTAAAATATCTGGATGACTTTACAAAAATCGACGCTTTGGACCAAACTGTTTATTTCCTCGTCGTAATAGTCATGCGAGAACACCAGGAGGGCCTGGGAAATGCCGCGAGCTTGGGCTAGACTCACAATAAGGTGGCGGAGATAAGTTATGCGGTCATGTATCTGGAAAAGCTCAAAATTGAAAGCTGAACCTTCGACGTTTTGACCCCATACCTGGATTACTATAACTACAGAATCGTTTTGCAAAGGCCCGAAAATATCTTCGTTGTAGACGGTTTGTTGGAGATTGTACTGTGCGATGTTCCGTTTGATATCCGATATATTGAGCGTCCACTTGCTGTAGGCCGCGTTGGCACCCGTGGTGCCGTTTAGGCCCAAACTACTGCTCACGTTTCTAGGCCTTGGAGTTAGGAACTTGTGCAACACGGCCGGTACCATACTCAGTATCGCCGCATTTGAATCGTTTAGCTCGGAATTTGAATCGCTTGAACCGCGGTAACTTAAAAAGTTTATCTGAAGggagataaaaattattatgaagATTATTAGTCCAGTTCGAAGCCATGTGTTTCCCCCTCGGCGACGCCCTATTAGGCCACGCCCGCTGCTCATGGTAGTGCATGCCAGATTCACAAGACCCTGAAACCAAaatcataattcaaaaatacgatttcaaacgaaaatgctgcattttgttattttttttacttcaagtaTACACTTCTAGAGTCACTTCTGTCTTTCgagtattttatatttatttataaataaataaaggctATTTTAAGACGCAGTTAACTGATTAGGTTTTTACTAGAccagacctgacctgacttaaTTTGTCTTTTATTTCCATCGGGAAGAGTGACTTTCCTGGAGCGCCACCGCAACACTAAATATTTATCGTGCTTGGAACGAATGCAAACAAATCCTGGAGTTTTGTATTCTTCTGAGACGTTCCGGATTTCGGGAGAGATCTGGAATTCCAGGCGCTCTCAAACTCCCGCGACAGTCACCAACTGAGTTACCGCTCACTTCTGGGGCTTAATCATCATAgttaaaacagttatttggcaaactttaattaatttttcctgTTCATTAACGTGTTTTGGTTTGCTTGCACGTAAAAAATTCCTGCGAGGTGATGCAAGTGTTCGAGTGCACCACGTCAAAATTGGAAGCAATCCAAAATCAATTACAAAGAAAGTACAGTCTTGTTAATTCCCAGCTTTCCACCTTAATTTCAATTTG encodes:
- the LOC658006 gene encoding M-phase inducer phosphatase; protein product: MWDSISTDSCDVCQCPPRSKRGDDSCLDKENIQQALSPVKIEELSFYGNSSPPAIICSGTSPNHCNHNIITRRPLEDHDPNSRDSGYVANYNEGKFSTYASPTRGSFELASIGSMEDEFFEDFSDIEPLEDNLPQDFGKLITGPINFQNRKETPTSPRDLVIRPLFRRALSLQTERTPPSRVRSCLFKTTESRPFKRPEPPQGFESPNSKKQKIEDEEAAVPVARPVLQRCVSATEESIKFAVQRSFVEPDLIGDFSKTFCLPLTQGRHQDLKCITADTLAKLIRGDFSGNVASYKVIDCRYPYEYKGGHIDGAINVYTKEQCMELLTNVASASKEPRKRSNILVFHCEFSSKRGPDLYRYLREQDRQLNQDVYPSLHYPEVYLLEGGYKKFFEEYSDLCVPIAYTEMLHPEYENELRHFRLKSKTWNADTRQRSGCRHNLKRLGL
- the LOC658085 gene encoding protein D3 isoform X1 — encoded protein: MLPFSNNRCQPMTTTAGIFLSFLQLVIVFWKDLSKMFALRRPVYSSRFFSSVAKNMEKHGVVPDVVDVAPETTAEVTYPSGVKVEMGNELTPTQVKDVPTVKWNADNNALYTLCMTDPDAPSRKEPKFREWHHWLVGNIPGGNVGQGETLSAYVGSGPPEGTGLHRYVFLIYKQSGKINFDEKRLPNTSGDNRGCFSIRKFAEKYKLGQPVAGNFYQAQWDDYVPILYKQLGG
- the LOC658085 gene encoding protein D2 isoform X2, whose translation is MEKHGVVPDVVDVAPETTAEVTYPSGVKVEMGNELTPTQVKDVPTVKWNADNNALYTLCMTDPDAPSRKEPKFREWHHWLVGNIPGGNVGQGETLSAYVGSGPPEGTGLHRYVFLIYKQSGKINFDEKRLPNTSGDNRGCFSIRKFAEKYKLGQPVAGNFYQAQWDDYVPILYKQLGG